In one window of Deltaproteobacteria bacterium DNA:
- a CDS encoding glycosyltransferase family 2 protein — translation MHNEAENIPEFYSRVKRVLDEINVTYEIICINDASTDTTLDELLKLNKKDHNVKIINFSRNFGKQAALTAGIDFSAGEAVIPIDADLQDPPELIPKLMEKWKEGYDIVYATRRLREGEGWFKRGSSFLFYRVIAKLVDINIPKDTGDFRLLNRTAVETLKKLKEQNRLMQGLFQWIGYRQTAIFYKRHKRNAGKPKQGYRKLWNLALSGITSFSNLPLQFATVFGLLIMLFAFIDAVLIVIRNLVYGYHVSGYASLLVVILFLGGVQLFTIGVLGEYIGRIYNEVKKRPLYIVRELVGFGQTNDKM, via the coding sequence ATGCATAATGAAGCTGAAAACATCCCGGAATTTTATTCAAGGGTAAAAAGAGTGCTTGATGAGATCAACGTGACGTATGAAATTATCTGCATAAATGATGCCTCAACCGATACGACGTTAGACGAATTATTGAAATTGAATAAAAAAGACCACAATGTCAAGATTATAAATTTTTCAAGAAACTTTGGCAAACAAGCTGCCCTGACCGCCGGCATTGATTTCTCTGCAGGCGAGGCAGTGATCCCTATCGATGCCGACTTGCAGGACCCTCCAGAGCTTATACCCAAGCTTATGGAAAAATGGAAAGAAGGCTACGACATTGTTTATGCAACGCGACGACTCAGGGAGGGAGAGGGATGGTTCAAACGGGGGTCATCCTTCCTCTTTTATAGGGTCATTGCGAAACTCGTCGACATTAACATTCCAAAAGATACTGGAGATTTCCGCCTGCTCAACAGAACGGCAGTAGAAACGCTCAAAAAGCTGAAGGAGCAAAATCGCCTGATGCAAGGATTATTCCAATGGATTGGTTACCGGCAAACAGCTATTTTTTACAAGCGTCACAAGAGGAATGCGGGAAAGCCAAAACAAGGATACAGGAAACTTTGGAACCTTGCCCTCTCCGGCATAACATCTTTCAGTAATCTCCCGCTTCAATTTGCAACTGTTTTTGGGCTTTTGATTATGCTTTTTGCATTTATTGATGCTGTACTTATTGTAATACGTAACTTGGTCTATGGGTACCATGTTTCAGGTTATGCTTCCCTTCTCGTCGTCATTTTATTCTTGGGCGGAGTCCAGCTTTTTACCATCGGTGTCCTCGGAGAATATATAGGAAGAATTTATAATGAGGTAAAGAAAAGGCCATTATATATCGTCCGCGAATTGGTTGGATTCGGACAAACGAATGATAAAATGTAG
- a CDS encoding YfhO family protein: protein MKTLQQQPPPFRAFPLSMNPDYKPAWPPDITTYYGIEDIRNYDALGVKWYELLFKTMSLPDFLNLVNVKYIVLNQNDTAPSISLHLEPVVKDKGFILYKNLSAFDRAFMVYDYKVANNDNEFLELTNNLSAQLHNLAIIMNRDIKHASFTTTNSGINTHAEVKFVSYEPSYIKMKVNTSSPGLLVISNTFFPGWKAYVDNQESKIIRTDYAFDGIFLTQGDHTVILEYKPLSFLIGLILTITGLISLVLSYFLLRDDGSSTNYRCPE from the coding sequence ATGAAAACCTTACAGCAGCAGCCCCCTCCATTCAGGGCTTTTCCATTGAGTATGAATCCTGATTATAAACCAGCATGGCCACCTGATATAACTACCTATTATGGAATAGAAGATATAAGAAACTACGATGCGTTAGGTGTAAAATGGTATGAGCTTCTTTTTAAAACAATGTCGCTTCCAGATTTTCTAAATCTCGTAAATGTAAAATATATCGTGCTTAATCAAAATGATACAGCACCTTCTATAAGTCTTCATTTGGAGCCTGTAGTTAAAGATAAAGGTTTTATTCTCTATAAAAACTTATCTGCCTTCGACAGGGCCTTTATGGTTTATGATTACAAAGTGGCAAATAATGATAACGAATTTCTCGAGCTTACAAATAATCTTTCTGCGCAACTTCATAACCTTGCTATTATTATGAATCGTGACATTAAACATGCATCTTTTACGACGACTAACTCTGGAATAAATACACATGCTGAAGTCAAGTTCGTCAGCTATGAACCATCATATATTAAAATGAAAGTCAACACATCATCACCTGGCTTATTGGTAATTAGCAATACTTTCTTTCCGGGATGGAAAGCATACGTGGATAATCAGGAATCAAAAATAATCAGGACTGATTATGCATTTGACGGAATATTCCTTACTCAAGGGGATCATACTGTGATCTTAGAATACAAACCCCTGAGTTTTCTTATCGGATTAATTCTTACAATAACAGGTCTGATAAGTTTAGTGTTGTCTTATTTCTTGTTAAGAGATGACGGTTCTTCTACCAATTATAGATGTCCTGAGTAA